The DNA segment GAGGATGCTCATACGCGCCACTCTCGGTTCCTCACTACGAGGCAATCCGGGTACACAGGGATATGCACTCCTTCGCATCACCCTCCAGGATGCACCGCTGCACTTAGGCAACGGCTTACGGGCAGGTGAAGAGATTGGATGAAGTGCTGGTCTACCCGCTAACCGGGCTCAGGGCCTCAACGTCTGCAATGAGTTGCCAGAGCCCTTGGAGCCCGTGACGCCAGTCCTCGAAGGTAACTCATGGTGCGCCGCCGCCGCCAAGCTGCGTCCGAGCTGCTCCCCAGGGCAGGCATGGCGACCCCTCCCGAAATGTGCCATGGAAAGATCCACCTCCACCTCACGACCCTCTGGGTGTATCCGCCGGGTGACAGAGAACGGAGGCCCGTTCAAACCATTCTGCAGCGTGGCGATCAAGGCGCTCACCCCGGCATGAGTCTGCACCAATAGGCATATATGCGCGGCCGTGATCTCGTCCCGGCTGCCCAATATCCGAACGAGACATTCAACCGCGTCGTCCGCCGTCGAAGTCTGCGGAAGATGCGGATGATACGCGCCTGCAATCACCACGATGTCCTCCAGCAAGTGTGGGGGAAGCCCCATAGCCTGAAGCATGGAAATAACAGGATCACGTCCGGGGACCACGCTGACCTCTAGGGCGTCCAAGACTTCCTGCGTTAACAGCCGGCGACGCTGGTGGTCGGTTCCCTCACTGAACCGGACAATCTGGCCGCGCAGCCACGCCATCCCGGTATCACCGGGGACAGGAGCGGGAACTGAGTAGCGGGGGTCCTCCAACACCGTGGACTCTAATCTCTGCATATAGCCACTCTGCACGAAGAATGCTTCGGTGGTCATCGAAATATGCTCCCAGTACTCCCCCACAGCGAAGACCTCGTCTAACGGCGGCTTGGGAGAGTCTTGCTACCCTTCATTACTCAAGGCGCACGTGCAGGCCAAGAACTGCAAGTCCTTCTCTTCCTTCACTTGAAACGTTCAGTCCTCGCTCACCAGTGACAGCGGTGAGCCATTTCTTGAGAAGGAGAACCTGAAGGACGTGTGCTCCGAGCTGCCCTGCAATATGGGGGCGGCGTTCTGTCCAGTCAAGGCAACCCCTTACAACAGGTCGCCGTCCATGAGGTCGGAAGGCATTGATATTGAGTGCTTGCGCTACGGGTGTGAGCACCGGGGCGCGGAGGTGCCCTACTTTCCCGGCGATCAAAGCGTCGATGGTGCCTGTGCTGGTGAAGCTGTCACTGAGTGTCACGGCAAGCGCGCCAGCGAGGTGGTCGTAACACGT comes from the Arthrobacter sp. CAN_C5 genome and includes:
- a CDS encoding helix-turn-helix transcriptional regulator, with protein sequence MDGDTNISQPAKLMSEPTRASMLMALIGGKSLPASELARIAGVSAPTASSHLNALVTGGFLEVRNLGRHRYFELANDDVAHAIEALQAIAPRNTITSYNQSATAQRLATARTCYDHLAGALAVTLSDSFTSTGTIDALIAGKVGHLRAPVLTPVAQALNINAFRPHGRRPVVRGCLDWTERRPHIAGQLGAHVLQVLLLKKWLTAVTGERGLNVSSEGREGLAVLGLHVRLE